The Infirmifilum lucidum DNA segment ACAGCTATGACCGGCGATATTGCCTTCCTGAGGTACATACTCTACCTATTAATCTCGGCTCCCCGATATAAGCTTGAGTCTTTCTACTCTACCGGCAAATCCGGGGTCGAGGTATGCCCTGAATAGACACGCCTTGCAGACAGGCTTCGAGGAGGGCTCGCCACAGACACGGCACTTCTGCGCCCCCTCTGGGGCTTCTGGGAGTTTCTTCCGCGAAAGCTCCTTGACTGCGAGGATCCTGTACTTGAAGCCGGGGGCCTCGTCCTCCACAGCGTTTATCCAGCGGCGTATCGGGTGCCTGAGGGCGTAGACAATGTACGGGCACTCCACGAACGGAGTGTGTATGCCTCTCAGTAGAGTGTATGTCAGTACTTCTTTCTCTGTAATGAAGTAGAGTGGCTTAATCCTCGGGACAAGCCCTTCTCCAACTGTTGCCGAGGCTATCCCCTCGCGCTCGATGCCCTCCATATGGGCCTTGAGAGCGTTCATGACGAATACCTGCACCTCGTCGTCCAGGTTGTGGCCTGTGGCTAGCTTGGTGGCTCCCAGCTCGCGCGCGAGCTTGTTTATTATGTACCTCCTGAACACGCCGCATACACTACACGGCTTATACTCCATGCCCTTCTCCTTTAGCCTCTTGACTGCCTCGTCAAGCGTTATTCCAAAGTAGTCTTCAAACCTCCCGACATATATTCTGACGCCTAGCTCTTCAGCAAGGGCCGAGAGGGCCTGGAGCTTGTACTCCCTGTAGCCGGCAATCCCCTCGTCAACTGCCACGCCGAAGACCTCGAAGCCCATCCTCCCGGAGAACTTCCTGAGGAGGTATAGCGTCGTCAGGCTGTCCTTTCCGCCGCTAACAGCAACCGCCACCCTGTCCCCCGGCGCTACAAGCTTGAAACTCCTGAGGGTCTCGTACACTCTCCTCTCGAAGTACTCGATGAAATGCTCCTTGCAGAGGTACTCGCCCAAGTACGGGACGTACGCCACAGCCTTCGAGCCACACACGAAGCACTTCGCCGTCCTACCCACCCGAGACGACAGAGTGGATCTTTACGCGAGAACCCGGCTTCAGGGGCTCGTCCTCTGTCACGACTTCCCCGTCCACTGCGACAACTACCTCGCTTGCGCGCAGGCCCAGCCGGGACAAGAGGTCTCTCACTGTATACCCCTCTCCAACACAGGCCTCAAACACTTCACGCCCAAACACCTCCACATGTACCTTGAAACCATTGCACTCCAGCCTGTCGCCCATGAGTAGTCTAGGGTACTCCCTCCTCTCAAGGCTAAAAACCTTTCACTACACCAGGGGCGAGCGCCGGTTCTCCGGGCTAGCGCAAAGGTTAAAGATGGCTGCATCTGGCTTGTTTCCAGGTGTCGGAGCTTGTCGAGCGTATTCCAGGATCCTACCGTTGTTACAGTTAATGTTGGAAAGAACGGCCTCAGCGAAAGGGTTCTCGAAGAGATAGATAACGCTCTGAAGTCACGCGGTGTGGTGAAGGTAAGGCTCCTCAAGAACTTCCGCGAGACCTACGGGTACACTAGAGAGGACGTAGCAGTAATCCTGTCACAGCGGCTAGGCGCCGAAGTTATTGGCATAAGGGGCAACGTCATAGCACTGAGGAGGAAGAAGAGCAGGGCTTAGCCCCGACTCCTAGAGCTCTAGCGGGGCCCTGCTAGCTACTCTCAGGTACTTTATGAGCCCGAAGTCGTACACGCCGGCTTCCAGGTCGATAGCGTAGGCCCTGAAGCTATCGATGTCGGCTTCGCGTAGTATCGGTGACAGGAGGCTCCTCTCAACGTTTACCTCTGTTCCAGGCATCAGGGGGCTCAGTGCCGGCAGGACTATGACTCTTTTACCCATGTATGAGCCCTCGAGTAGGGCTTTTATCTTCAGCCTAGCTCCCACCTCATCCCGTAGCGCGATAGCCGGGTGCTCGTGCCCCAGTATGATGGTCTCAACGTTCTCCGCAAAGCCCTCGACTGGGAGTGGTTTGTGGCCGTGGAAGAAGAGCACCCCCTCCTCCATTAGGTAGGGGTCTCGCAGGGGCACATCCATTTTCTTCAGGAGCGCAACCAGGTAGTTGTCGTGGTTCCCCCTCACGACCTCCACCTCCATCTTCAGACTATCTTTCACGAGGCCCAGTAGCTCGCTCGTCTCCCGCCACTCCTGCCTCGTAACATCCCCAAACTCGTGCTTGACGTCGCCGAGTAGAATGAGTCTGGAGGCCCCTGTCTCTCTCACCATGCTCTCAATGACGCCCCTGATCTCCTGGCTCTGGAAGGGAGGTACATACAAGCCTTCTTCTGCAAGTGCTTCCTCGTAGCCTATGTGAAGATCCGCCACTACTAGTGCGTCGAGTCTGGCTAGATAGAGACCTAGCCCGACTATTTCAACGCCTTTAGAGAGCTTGAGTGCAGGTAGCACTCCTAGTCCCTAAGTTATAGAGCCGGCCCTCAAATTTATATTACGGTGGAGGACTTGATAAGCGATGAGCGAGGGAAAGACGTCCCGCATACCCGAATTTTACAAGAAGAGCCTCGAGGAGAGGCTGCGGATAGTCGCAGAGTTCGCCGGCCTCACAGAGGAGGAAGCCAAGCTCTTGAGGAACTTTGGCAACCTAGACCCAAAGATCGCTGATTCAATGATCGAGAACGTTATCGGGGCCATGAGCTACCCATTCGCCGTGGCCGTCAACTTCTTGATCAACGGGAAAGACTACATCGTGCCCATGGTGATCGAAGAGGCGAGCGTCGTCGCGGCGGCCAGCAACGCTGCGAGAGTGATGAGGAGGGATGGTGGCATCAAGTCTATCGCGACTGGCCCGGTAATGATAGGGCAAATCCAAGTAATCGGCCTCAAGGATCCCTGGTACAAGCGCATGCTCGTACTCGAGCACAAGGACGAGATAATACAAAGAGCTAACGAAGCCGACCCCGTTCTCGTGAAGCTGGGCGGAGGGGCCAAGGACGTAGAAGCCAGGGTAGTGGAGGGGCCGACAGGGCCTATGTTGATTGTCCACCTAATCGTCGACGTGAGGGATGCCATGGGGGCAAACGCCGTGAACACGATGGCCGAGAGAGTCGCACCTCTAATTGAGAGGATCACGGGAGGGAGAGTGCTCCTCAGGATAATATCGAACTTGGCCGACAAGAGGCTCGTCAGGAGCTACGTCAAGGTCTACAAGGACGATATTGGGGGAGAGGAGGTTGTAGATGCCATCGTAAATGCTTGGGCGTTTGCGGCGGCAGACCCCTACAGGGCCGCAACGCACAACAAGGGTATTATGAACGGGGTGATAGCTGTCGCCCTCGCAACCGCGCAGGACCACAGAGCAATAGAGGCTGGAGCACATGCATACGCCGCCAGGAATGGCAGGTACGAGCCCCTCTCCAGGTGGGAGAAGGACGCCGACGGCAACCTCGTGGGTAGCCTCGAGATGCCAATGGCAGTCGGCATAATCGGCGGTGCTACTAAAGTGCACCCCGTAGCCAGGATCGCCTTGAAAATACTAGGCGTTAAAACAGCCATAGAGCTCGCCGAAGTCATGGGGGCAGTAGGCCTCGCGCAGAACTTTGCAGCCCTGAGGGCCCTAGCCACTGAGGGAATTCAACGGGGGCACATGAGGCTACATGCAAGGAACCTAGCCATAATGGCCGGAGCTACGGGAGACCTCATCGATAAGGTCGTAGAGATAATGGTGAGTGAGGGCAAGATAAACTTCGCCTACGCACAGGAACTAGTGGCGAAGCTATCCAAGGAGGGGGAAGCTGACAAAAAGTAAATTTATTCTTTCCGCAGTTTGCCCAACTCCTCAGTCAAGCTCAAATAGTACCTATTGAGAACCTCGTCTGAGAGAAGGCTACCTCTAACCCTCCCGTCAGCGAGCAAGACTAAGACGTCCTTTTCACCTTGAGGCTTGTCCGTGCCGCGCACCCTCTCCTCTGTCCTCACTAAGCCCCTCGATGCCAGATCCTTTAGGGCTTTCTTGACGTCGCTGGTGCTTGGAGCGGCCCGTTCTCCGAGGTACAGCCTCTCGATAGATGAGGGTATCTCGGACAGCCAAAGCGAGCCTCCGAAGACCACGAGAGCCCTCAATACGTCCAGCTTGAGCCTCGAGGCCTCATCCGACTCCAATTTGAGTTGCTCGACGTACTCAGCCATGATCCCTACGTTTTTATGGCAGCTATTTATTTAGCGTTGTGGTTACTTTTCGATCAAAAGCCGAGGAGCTGTGGCTCGCCGTTTTCCTAGCCTATTTTTCCATGGCAAATGCCGGGCTAGTGCTGGCCGGCTATGCCCTCCTGCTACTCTACAGCGCCGCAGTGGTCATCCCCAGACTCAGAGACCCCCCGAGAGTTTCCCGCGCCGACTCGGTCTTGCTCGTGCTACTCGGCGTGCTCCCCCATGTGCTCCTACTCGCGTCCCGTGTGGGGAGCGCACACAGCCTCCACGCATACTTGTTTGCCTGTGCATCGGCCGTCATTGAGGAAATATTCTATAGAGGCTTCCTCCTCCAACGTATTGGGCTCCCCCTTCAGGCACTTGTTTTCATGTACTCGCACATCTCTGCGACTGATCCTGTATTCCTCGTGTACTCCTCCCTGCTTGCGCCCCACTACTTCCTAATAGGCCTCGCGGCAGGGCTCCTGGCAGAGAGGATGGGGTTCGAGGGGTCGTCTGTTTTCCACTCTGTGTACAATGTTGTTGCTAGTAGCTACTACTTGAGGCTCGATATACCCACTTTATCTGCTATCATTGCATCAGACTTACTGCTCCTGGCGCTCATAATGGTTTATCTAAAACTTCCATCTTTTAAAATAGATTTTCTACAAGTATGATTTCATCAAGAAAAATTGATAAGTCATTATATCCTACAACTCCAGTGCACAGAACCCAGAAGCTTGCCATTACTGCTCTAATGGCGTCACTAGCGCTGGCGTTCTCGATACTCAAGCTCGAGGCACCCTACCCGGTTCTACCATACCTCAAATTCGACCTGGCCGAAGTACCTGCAACTTTCGCCTACTTCATGTGCGGCCTCTCGTGCGGCCTGCTGGCCGAGGCGCTACACTTTGCCGGTCTAGTCGCTAGGGGCTCAGAGCCGCTAGGAGCTTTTATGAAGTTCCTGGCGGTCTCCTCGATGCTCGTTGGCTCTAGTGTCGTGAAAGCTGTCTCGAAGAACATTGTGCTAGAGTTTCTGGGGGCGTCTACCACGCGGGTAGCCGTAATGACTATTATAAACTGGGTCTACTTTACACTACTCTACCCTGGCTTTCTCAGTTATGCCGTCAAGATGGCCGGCGGCCTAATCCTAGTCTACGTCTACACAGCCGTGTTTAACCTCGTACACACAGTGTTCAGCCTCGGAGTAGCGTACGCCGTCTACCGCGAGGTTGAGAGGAGAATAGAGATTTGATCCGCTTGGAGAAGCCGACTCATCATGGGTCAGTGAGGGGCTCACTCTTCACAGGACTCTGATGCGAGGACATGTTTATTACCTTTGCTGTGCTTTTCTCTCCTGGCGTTAACTGTGCCTCCTGAACGCGTAATCGACTTTAAAGCCACCATGGGGAGCCTGTTGCTCGTCGCACTAGTGTCTGTGCTATCGGCGCTCTTTGGGGCTGTGCTCTCCGCGGCCGACGTGAGGGCGCTGGGCTTTCCCTTTTACTCCGAGAATAGTTTGGAGTCGGCCTTGGCGAATAGCCTTGTTTTCCTGGGGCTAGTGCTGCTGGGGACGCTCTTCATGTTACTAATAATAAGAGCCAGGAGGAGGCCGCTACTACCCGTCGTCATGGCCGTAGCCGTGTTCCTGTCGTTCTGGGGGATCCTCGAGCTCTTTATAGCCTACGTCCTCCCGGTGCCGGATGCTCTCATGCCGGTTGCCGAACTCTTAAGCCTCGCCGTAGCTGCTTTCACGGCCATACTCATCGTGAAGCCCGTGAGCATACTCCTCCTCGACGCGTTGCTTATAGTCTACGGCTCGATGGCCGGGGCGCTCTTCTACTCCGTCCTGCCTCCCTGGAGCGTGGCTTCGGTTGCCGCTGTACTAGCAATATACGACCTCTACTCCGTCTTTAGGGGGCCATTGAAGCGTATACTCGAGAGCGCCGTGAGCGAGGGGAGCCAGCCTAGCGTGCCAAACCAGCTGAGGGGGGCAGTAGTGTACGTGGGTGGCCTCGCCCTAGGGATGGGCGACGTGTTGATATACTCCATGCTCTCGCCCCTCTACTACCTCTACCCGAGCCCCTCTATTGCCAGATGGGCTCTGGGAGTTATGATGCTACTGGTGGGTTTCCTGTGTACGCTCAGAATGCTTAGAAGGAGGAGGTTTATGCCCGCCCTACCTCTACCAGTCCTGATGTCGATTACTGTATACTTCGCCTACCTGGTCTTCGTCGGGGGGTGAGCGTAGACAAGAAAAAGAGGAGGTCAGGGCGCCCGTCTCCACTCATCCTGGCTCGTACACCAACGCGCTCCTCATCCCCCTACTCAACTACCTCGAGGAGGTAATTAAGGTTGAAGTCTTTGTAACTCCCGGCATTTTCCTGATATTCGTAACGGTCTGGTCTAGTAGTTCGAGTGCAGGTATGCTGAGCTTAGCGATGATGTCATACTCTCCATATACTATATGCGCCTCCTCTACGAAACCCATGCCTCGGATGGACTTTAAGACCTCATCCTCCTTCCCGACCTGGGTGTTAACAAGTATGTAGACGGTTATTTTCTCGCTCATCTCTGATACCGAGATGAAGTATTCTAGGAGTTATAAAAAACTTACCGCAAGGCGTTAAAAGAAATTCACCTGAACTCTATCTTGCTAAACACTAGAGCTACAACGACGCTTCCGTAGTAGCCCTCAGGCACTTCGAGCTCCTCCGTCAAGTACCGTGGCTGTCCTATATTGAGGTTCTTCTCTTGCCTTATCTCCTCCCACATGGCTTCAAGGTGCGAGTGAGTGTCTGAGTTGGAATTGCCGTCATGGAACTCTATGACGTACCCATGGGGGGTGCCGTGGGCCCATGAAATGCCTGTGCTTATCCTTGCTGGCCCCTTGACTCTCTTCTCGCTTATTACGAGGAAGACCACTGAGCCTGGTTGCAGTTGGTGTTTGGGTTCTTCCTCTATGTCCGGGGGGAGAATCGAGGAGACTGGAACTAGGTTTACGTTGTGGATGCCTGCATCCCTCAGCGCGTTGTTGAAGGCCATTAGAGCCGAGACCCTGCTCAGCCCTTTACCCTTAGTCACGAAGTACTTTCTGGGGACGATCATGTTCTTGGACTATTCAAGCCCGACACTCTAGGATAAAAAGTTTTTCAAAGAGAGAGACCTCTCTTTCTTGAACAATGTAAACAGCCTTATAGAGTTTCTTCAGCTCCCCGACAAGTTTTTCGAAATTCGAAAGAGAAGAGGCCACGAGAACGAGCACCCCTCCTGCCTTCAAGAGCCTTTGCGCCTCCTCTGCGAGTTCGAGCGAGAACTCAACCCCTGAGGGGCCGCCGCACCAGAGTGGTTCTTCACTGTACTCGCACGGGAGGTATGGCGGGTTCGAGACAACGAGCTGAAAGGCTTTCTCGCGGAAGGCAAAAGCCTTGTCCGTAACCACGATGTCGAAGTTGTCTACCATCCTTCTCGAGAGGTTATCCTTGGCTGTTGTGGCCGCTTTCAGGGAGACATCTGTCCCGACGGTATAGTCGGATCTCCCGGCCAGGATAGCGGTGACATACCCCGAGCCGACGCCGACCTCGAGCGAGGTGGAAAAGCGGGGCATGTCCTCTATCCAGCTTGCGAGGAAGAATGTGTCTTCCGAGGGCGGGTAAACCTCCTGCTCTCCTACAGGCCTAGTAGCCTCCTTACCTCCGGGTTCATCCTGTCGGGTGTCCATGGCGGGTCAAACACGAGCTCGACTTCTACGTCTTCCACACCGGGTACTTTATCCTTAACAACGTCTCTAACAATCTCCACTAGGAAGTAGGACATGGGACACCCTATCGCTGTCAGCGTCATCTTTATCTTGACCTTCCCACCGTTGACCTGCACATCGTATATCAAGCCTAGGTCTACCACGTTGAACGGTATCTCCGGGTCGTAGACTTCCTTGAGCGCTTCAAGGACTGCCTCCTTCGTCGCCCCGCTCATGATATCCACCTGTCATATCACTGTTAGAGCTAAATATTTTTTTGTCGCCTGAGAGACTCTTCGCCGAAACATAGATCGTGTCTAAGACTGCCAGGATTCTCTGGATCTTCTTGGGCCCTAAGCCGGAAACCTTCCTCAGCTCTGCTGCTGTGGCCGTGAAAAACCTCCGCGGCGTCTTGAACTCTGTTAGTATCCTCTCGGCAAGTTCGTAGCTAACCCCTGGTAGAGTCGCTATGAGGTTTAGCTGGACTATGGGTATGCTCGCGTTCAGCTTCTGCACTCTCTTCTTGACTGGTGGTACATAGTTACCACTCTTCTTCTCGGCTCTCCTAGAAGTGATGTATATGAGTAGTGCTGTTTCGCGGGGGTTTCCCGTGTTTACCACAGAAACCCCGTTTTCTACTAACGCCAGTACTGCCCCGTATGCCTGGTTTAGCGAGACCTCCCTGTAGCTTGTCTCGGCCGATAGATCCCCCTCTATTACGATTAGAGGCACCTCATATGTTTGTTTTAAGTATCGTGCCTGCTCGAACAGCCTCTTGTCGAGTATGGAGTTCAGGAAGTCGCCTGCTGATTTCCTCTCTATGCCGTATATGCCGGCGACGTCGTAGTCTGCAACGTCTAGCCTCCTAAACTCGAACCTAACTCCTAGTCTAGCAAGCTCCGGTATCACCGGGGACCTGCGTTCACGGTCGTCGATAGTAACAATCACAACTTACCCGCTACGTGCCCTAGATTTATTCTTTGGCCTTTTTACTCTTTTTCCGGCCTCCACGTAGACCTCTGTTTCGAGGGAAAAGCCCTGCCTGCTGGTTCCCGTCCGGCCTGTAGACCTCGGCAATAACCGGCACGAGCTTCTGCGATATAGCGTCGATCTTCGCCGCTACATTCTCGTAGTATTCTAGAAAAGTCTCCTTAATCTCGGCCACAACTTCGCTGGCCTCTCTCTCGCCCGACGCTACTTTCGCAAGCAAAGACTCCATCTTCCCCCTGATCTCCGGAAGAACGAGGCGGGGCTCCACCTCCAGCAGTGATAGTATGAGAGTCTTTCCGAGCGGCGTCGGTATGCAACGCCTCTCGCGGACTACGAAGTACTTCCTTTCAATGTTCGTGTGTATGTGATCCTGCATTGTCGCGTCTGTACCTATGCCGTACCTCTTCATTAGTGCCAGTAGCTCGCTCTCGCTAAGGTAGGGGGGAGGCTGCGTAGACCTCTCTTCCAGCCTTAGACTCCTAACTCTAAGCCTATCACCTTCAACCAGATACGGCAGTGGCTTCTCCTCGGGCCTAGCGTAGTAGTAGACATAGTAGAAACCCGGATACACGACTCTCCTGCCCTCCGCTGAGAGCTCGACGCCCCCCAGCCTTGCAACGACTCTCTGCTTCTCGACCTGCGCTTTCTCGCTCAGAGTCGCCAGGAAGTGTCGCACGACTAGCTCGTACACACGCCAGGCTTTTTCGCCCATAGCTCTCAGCAGACCGGCCCTTGATGCCACTTTAGTCGGGTGGATTGGGGGGTGTGCTTTGTCGTCCTCGCGTCCCCTGGTCGGCGTGAGCCCCTTCTGGAGGATTTTTGTGACGTACCAGCCGATGTCCTCCCACGAAGTGAACATTGACGCTAGTTGGGATAGGTTAAGCGTTGGAGGGTATATCGTTGTCTCGGTTCTCGGGTACGAGATGTAGCCGTACTGGTAGAGCTTCTCCGCTATTGCTAGAGCCTCCTTCGGCCTAATGTTGAGGAACGCCGACGCCCTGCTCTCAAAGTCTATCGTGTTAAGCGGTACTGGAGGGCTAACCTCGACTATACTAGCCTCGGATAACA contains these protein-coding regions:
- a CDS encoding hydroxymethylglutaryl-CoA reductase, degradative, with protein sequence MSEGKTSRIPEFYKKSLEERLRIVAEFAGLTEEEAKLLRNFGNLDPKIADSMIENVIGAMSYPFAVAVNFLINGKDYIVPMVIEEASVVAAASNAARVMRRDGGIKSIATGPVMIGQIQVIGLKDPWYKRMLVLEHKDEIIQRANEADPVLVKLGGGAKDVEARVVEGPTGPMLIVHLIVDVRDAMGANAVNTMAERVAPLIERITGGRVLLRIISNLADKRLVRSYVKVYKDDIGGEEVVDAIVNAWAFAAADPYRAATHNKGIMNGVIAVALATAQDHRAIEAGAHAYAARNGRYEPLSRWEKDADGNLVGSLEMPMAVGIIGGATKVHPVARIALKILGVKTAIELAEVMGAVGLAQNFAALRALATEGIQRGHMRLHARNLAIMAGATGDLIDKVVEIMVSEGKINFAYAQELVAKLSKEGEADKK
- a CDS encoding MoaD/ThiS family protein, encoding MGDRLECNGFKVHVEVFGREVFEACVGEGYTVRDLLSRLGLRASEVVVAVDGEVVTEDEPLKPGSRVKIHSVVSGG
- a CDS encoding DNA topoisomerase, encoding MLYDAVIVAEKPAVALAFAKFLGEGKYRRVFVEGVPSYVFHFRGGDYLSIGLTGHILDFDFPREYNEWNAVDPKKLFFIDPILVVREGAYKYVKALKALALKTSHAILALDADVEGEGIAFEVIRIMSQANPNLEFKRAWFSAVTKWDILNAMQNLREPNELWAKKVFARMVVDLTVGASFTRLLTLAVQRQKSMLPLGKFLSYGPCQTPVLYLVVKRELEREQFKKKKYYVIVAELEADGHVITASANLGEDKEKAASALALAKREEFATVVLSEASIVEVSPPVPLNTIDFESRASAFLNIRPKEALAIAEKLYQYGYISYPRTETTIYPPTLNLSQLASMFTSWEDIGWYVTKILQKGLTPTRGREDDKAHPPIHPTKVASRAGLLRAMGEKAWRVYELVVRHFLATLSEKAQVEKQRVVARLGGVELSAEGRRVVYPGFYYVYYYARPEEKPLPYLVEGDRLRVRSLRLEERSTQPPPYLSESELLALMKRYGIGTDATMQDHIHTNIERKYFVVRERRCIPTPLGKTLILSLLEVEPRLVLPEIRGKMESLLAKVASGEREASEVVAEIKETFLEYYENVAAKIDAISQKLVPVIAEVYRPDGNQQAGLFPRNRGLRGGRKKSKKAKE
- a CDS encoding TIGR00269 family protein, translating into MGRTAKCFVCGSKAVAYVPYLGEYLCKEHFIEYFERRVYETLRSFKLVAPGDRVAVAVSGGKDSLTTLYLLRKFSGRMGFEVFGVAVDEGIAGYREYKLQALSALAEELGVRIYVGRFEDYFGITLDEAVKRLKEKGMEYKPCSVCGVFRRYIINKLARELGATKLATGHNLDDEVQVFVMNALKAHMEGIEREGIASATVGEGLVPRIKPLYFITEKEVLTYTLLRGIHTPFVECPYIVYALRHPIRRWINAVEDEAPGFKYRILAVKELSRKKLPEAPEGAQKCRVCGEPSSKPVCKACLFRAYLDPGFAGRVERLKLISGSRD
- a CDS encoding ECF transporter S component, translated to MISSRKIDKSLYPTTPVHRTQKLAITALMASLALAFSILKLEAPYPVLPYLKFDLAEVPATFAYFMCGLSCGLLAEALHFAGLVARGSEPLGAFMKFLAVSSMLVGSSVVKAVSKNIVLEFLGASTTRVAVMTIINWVYFTLLYPGFLSYAVKMAGGLILVYVYTAVFNLVHTVFSLGVAYAVYREVERRIEI
- a CDS encoding ERCC4 domain-containing protein, with protein sequence MIVTIDDRERRSPVIPELARLGVRFEFRRLDVADYDVAGIYGIERKSAGDFLNSILDKRLFEQARYLKQTYEVPLIVIEGDLSAETSYREVSLNQAYGAVLALVENGVSVVNTGNPRETALLIYITSRRAEKKSGNYVPPVKKRVQKLNASIPIVQLNLIATLPGVSYELAERILTEFKTPRRFFTATAAELRKVSGLGPKKIQRILAVLDTIYVSAKSLSGDKKIFSSNSDMTGGYHERGDEGGSP
- a CDS encoding metallophosphoesterase encodes the protein MLPALKLSKGVEIVGLGLYLARLDALVVADLHIGYEEALAEEGLYVPPFQSQEIRGVIESMVRETGASRLILLGDVKHEFGDVTRQEWRETSELLGLVKDSLKMEVEVVRGNHDNYLVALLKKMDVPLRDPYLMEEGVLFFHGHKPLPVEGFAENVETIILGHEHPAIALRDEVGARLKIKALLEGSYMGKRVIVLPALSPLMPGTEVNVERSLLSPILREADIDSFRAYAIDLEAGVYDFGLIKYLRVASRAPLEL
- a CDS encoding YhbY family RNA-binding protein; the protein is MSSVFQDPTVVTVNVGKNGLSERVLEEIDNALKSRGVVKVRLLKNFRETYGYTREDVAVILSQRLGAEVIGIRGNVIALRRKKSRA
- a CDS encoding metal-sulfur cluster assembly factor; the encoded protein is MSGATKEAVLEALKEVYDPEIPFNVVDLGLIYDVQVNGGKVKIKMTLTAIGCPMSYFLVEIVRDVVKDKVPGVEDVEVELVFDPPWTPDRMNPEVRRLLGL
- a CDS encoding methyltransferase — translated: MDTRQDEPGGKEATRPVGEQEVYPPSEDTFFLASWIEDMPRFSTSLEVGVGSGYVTAILAGRSDYTVGTDVSLKAATTAKDNLSRRMVDNFDIVVTDKAFAFREKAFQLVVSNPPYLPCEYSEEPLWCGGPSGVEFSLELAEEAQRLLKAGGVLVLVASSLSNFEKLVGELKKLYKAVYIVQEREVSLFEKLFILECRA
- a CDS encoding A22B family peptidase — its product is MPPERVIDFKATMGSLLLVALVSVLSALFGAVLSAADVRALGFPFYSENSLESALANSLVFLGLVLLGTLFMLLIIRARRRPLLPVVMAVAVFLSFWGILELFIAYVLPVPDALMPVAELLSLAVAAFTAILIVKPVSILLLDALLIVYGSMAGALFYSVLPPWSVASVAAVLAIYDLYSVFRGPLKRILESAVSEGSQPSVPNQLRGAVVYVGGLALGMGDVLIYSMLSPLYYLYPSPSIARWALGVMMLLVGFLCTLRMLRRRRFMPALPLPVLMSITVYFAYLVFVGG
- a CDS encoding CPBP family intramembrane metalloprotease, which gives rise to MVTFRSKAEELWLAVFLAYFSMANAGLVLAGYALLLLYSAAVVIPRLRDPPRVSRADSVLLVLLGVLPHVLLLASRVGSAHSLHAYLFACASAVIEEIFYRGFLLQRIGLPLQALVFMYSHISATDPVFLVYSSLLAPHYFLIGLAAGLLAERMGFEGSSVFHSVYNVVASSYYLRLDIPTLSAIIASDLLLLALIMVYLKLPSFKIDFLQV
- a CDS encoding Lrp/AsnC family transcriptional regulator encodes the protein MSEKITVYILVNTQVGKEDEVLKSIRGMGFVEEAHIVYGEYDIIAKLSIPALELLDQTVTNIRKMPGVTKTSTLITSSR
- a CDS encoding pyruvoyl-dependent arginine decarboxylase — encoded protein: MIVPRKYFVTKGKGLSRVSALMAFNNALRDAGIHNVNLVPVSSILPPDIEEEPKHQLQPGSVVFLVISEKRVKGPARISTGISWAHGTPHGYVIEFHDGNSNSDTHSHLEAMWEEIRQEKNLNIGQPRYLTEELEVPEGYYGSVVVALVFSKIEFR